Genomic window (Acidobacteriota bacterium):
GTCTTGCCGTCACCGGTGAAGTCCGCCGGCGCGAGCGAGTCGCCCGAATTGCCGAAGGTATGCGCGATCACCCCGTCCGTGCTTCGGTTCAGCCACCATTGCCCGTTCGACGGACGGAAGACGGAGATATCGGATCTTCCGTCGCCGTCAAAATCGAACGGCCTGGTCGCCGGCGAACAGTTTGGTGCCACCGCCGCGAGCGAGTTCGAATCCGCCGAACCGTTGGCGTTCTGCGCCCGTACAAAATACTCGTAGGTCTGCCCGACGACGAGATTGGCGCTGTTGATGAATTGAGTCCCGGCGATCCCGCTCGTGTAGAGCGAGCCGTTGCGGTGGATGTCGTATGACGCGGCGCCGATCGAGTTGGTCCAATTGAGCCTGATCCGTCCCGCCGTTCCGTTGCATTCGGGCGTCAGCGTCAAGGTGAGCGCGGCGGGCGGATTTCCGCCGATGACGTTGTTGTAAGCGCGCGGATCATACGCCGCAAGCTGCGCCGCGGTGTACGTGAAATACGAAGTTTTCCAGTCCCGGCCGGACGATTCGATGACGCGGTAGTTCCCGTTTCCGAAATTCGTCTCGATCAGCCGCGTATGGTTGCTGACGATGTTGACGATATCGCCCGGCTGGGTCTGGGAGAGCGGTTTCGTTGTCGAGATGCCCGGGAGCGTCGAGGTCGCCTGCTTCGTCGTCAGCCCCCACGCGCGCGAGACGAAGCCCGAGCAATCGAGGCCGACCGCGCAGGACGGTTCGGCGCCGAAAGCTGTTTCGGTATCGTTGTCGCCGGCCGATCGTCCGAGGTCGAGATAGCCTTGTATCGCCGATGTCGTCGTCCAACCGCCCCAGCAATACGGCATCGAAACGTTTTCGCCGACCTGGACCCAGGCGGGAGTTTGGATCGTCTTCCCGCCGCAGGCGATCCCGAACCAGCGGTTCGCGCTCGTCGCGGTCCAGGTTTGGGACGTGTAAGGGACTGCGTTGGCGATGATCTGATCGCGCGTGATCGCGGCAAAATCGTTGATGCCGCGCACTGCGTTATCGGGGGTTTCGACCCTGATCAGATCCTTGTTGAAATGATAGTGCGAACGCCCAAGGAAATCGGGATACTGCGTCGGTTGCCCTTCCGTCGCCTCGCGGAGCGCGAAAAGGTACGCGCCGGCCGGAGCGGTCACCATATTCAAAACGGTTCCGTCGTCGGCCAGTTTGAGGTCGCGATTCGAAAGAACGTACGCGGTGTCGGGCAGACGAAGTTCGGCGGCGATTCCGACCGGTGATTTGCCGTCAAGTTTGACGATCAGAAGTCGGCGCTCGACCTCGACCGGGTTTTCCGAGATGAAGGTCTGAGTCTCAAGCGCGATGCGGTCGGGCGTCGCGCCGATGACGAAGACGCCTGCAAGCTTCCCGCCGCGTACGTCCGGCAGACGAAACCCGGCGGATTCGCCGCCCGCGACCCTGACGGCGAACGAGTCTCCGCCGGTAAGAGCGGTCGAGACGAACGCGCCGGTCTCGGTGATCCAGCCTTCTATCGGAGATGCGCCGAACGGGCGCGGATCGACCTTGAGGCTATTTCCGGAAGGCAGCAAAAGATAAGTTTCGCCTCCGTAGCGAGCGATGCGCTGGACGCCGCGCTCGGCCTCGGGGACCGGCGTTTCCGAGATCTGCTTTCCGCGCTCGTCGTAAGCGACGATCCGTTCGCCGGCGAGCACGTAGAAAATTCCGCCGTCAAAGACGAGATCGCGCGCTCCATTGGCGACCGCGAACCTCTTGATCAAGGCGCCCGACCGGCGGTCGATGACGACGATCTCGTCGGCGGCGTTCGCCAGCAACGCGATGCGTTCGCCGCCGGCCTCGTCGAACGAGATCACGCCCAAATTGACGCCCGGCCGCCGCTCATACGCGACGCCCGACGCCGCGTTCCAGCCGACCGAAAAAAGCCCCTCGACCGCCAACCCCGGATTCGCCTGAACCGCCACTGAAGCCAGCGCGACGAAGACGATCAGAATTATCGCTTTGCATCTCATAACGCGAACAATTCCATAATACACCGCAGACCAAAAAAAAACGCAGAAACAAGCGTGCCGCCTCATGCTTGGATCGCCACGAATTTCACGAATTTCACAAATCCTTTTTTTCCTCAGAGGATAGCGATTCCGTGTTCGAGATCGACCTTGCGGAAGAAAACCCGAATTACTCAACAGGAAATATCTCCCGCAAAACACTCCTATCGCGTAATTTCGGATAAAACATTTCGTGAAAATCGTGGCGTCCAAGCATTGGGCGGTACGCTTACTTTGTGCGTTTCTGCATTGTTCTTATGAACCACAGCGCGAGGACGATTAGGGCGATGGCCGAGGTGATAAGCGGCCAGCGGTATTTTGAGAGAAGGCTTTCCGGAGCGGGTTCGGGGTCGGTCTGGGAGCGCTTTCTGGCGTCGGCGATCAACGCGGTCCTTCCCTTTTCGAGGATCTTCGTGATCCGGTCTTTGGCTTCGCTCGCGACCAGTCGGCGGGCCATCGAACGGAACGCGCCCGAGAGCGCGTCGGTCCGCGAGCGATCCGTGAAGACGAAGTAGACGCGCTCCTCGCCGCCGTCGGCGACTCTCACGAGCATCGCGATCGAAAGCGAGACGTCAAGATAACGGCTGCCGTATATCTGCTTGTTGACGACGAAATGGTGATCGTTGTGCGAAGCCGCGACGGTGTGCGTTAGAATGATCGCCGGATTGAGGCCGAAATCGATCGATGACCAGCGCAACTCGCTCGCCGTGTCCGGCGACGCCAACTCCGGAAACTTCGCGATGTATTCGAACAGAACGGGCGCAAGCTCTTTGATGAAAAGCGACTCTTCGAGCAATGTCCGGTGAGCGCGCGCCGGATCGAAGGGTTTCGAGCGATTCGTGTATTCGGCAAGCGCCCGGTCGCCGCGCGCGCGGTAGTCGA
Coding sequences:
- a CDS encoding VCBS repeat-containing protein — protein: MRCKAIILIVFVALASVAVQANPGLAVEGLFSVGWNAASGVAYERRPGVNLGVISFDEAGGERIALLANAADEIVVIDRRSGALIKRFAVANGARDLVFDGGIFYVLAGERIVAYDERGKQISETPVPEAERGVQRIARYGGETYLLLPSGNSLKVDPRPFGASPIEGWITETGAFVSTALTGGDSFAVRVAGGESAGFRLPDVRGGKLAGVFVIGATPDRIALETQTFISENPVEVERRLLIVKLDGKSPVGIAAELRLPDTAYVLSNRDLKLADDGTVLNMVTAPAGAYLFALREATEGQPTQYPDFLGRSHYHFNKDLIRVETPDNAVRGINDFAAITRDQIIANAVPYTSQTWTATSANRWFGIACGGKTIQTPAWVQVGENVSMPYCWGGWTTTSAIQGYLDLGRSAGDNDTETAFGAEPSCAVGLDCSGFVSRAWGLTTKQATSTLPGISTTKPLSQTQPGDIVNIVSNHTRLIETNFGNGNYRVIESSGRDWKTSYFTYTAAQLAAYDPRAYNNVIGGNPPAALTLTLTPECNGTAGRIRLNWTNSIGAASYDIHRNGSLYTSGIAGTQFINSANLVVGQTYEYFVRAQNANGSADSNSLAAVAPNCSPATRPFDFDGDGRSDISVFRPSNGQWWLNRSTDGVIAHTFGNSGDSLAPADFTGDGKTDVAVFRPASGEWFVLRSENSTFYSFPFGVSGDVPAPSDYDGDRKADAAVYRPSTSTWYIQRSAGGTAIEQFGASGDVPVPADYDGDGRADIAIFRPGSGQWWLNRSTSGLIVHTFGNSADRPVPGDFTGDGKADVAIWRPSGGEWFILRSENGSFYSFPFGANGDSPVPGDYDGDGKIDAAVFRPSNATWYLNRSTAGLLIQTFGLPTDVAVPSAYVW